A stretch of Bradyrhizobium sp. AZCC 2262 DNA encodes these proteins:
- a CDS encoding sulfite reductase subunit alpha, with amino-acid sequence MNQITPPSKIEIIPSSAPFSEAQRSWLNGFFAGLLSDATPLSAEQGAAVMQGAAGDDGEAPWHDQTMPMADRMKLAEGRPLRRRMMAAMAQQDCGQCGYDCHNYSEAIASKSEARLNLCVPGGKETARMLKSLYEDIDKVPAVTSSAAAAAPAVPVVVAEPGRSRDNPIAATFLSRRLLNKKGSEKETWHIEFDLSGCGLDYVVGDSFGIFARNDVGLVDQIIALLGASPTTKVNGKTLREVLIDDVSLAPAPDSLFELISFITGGATREKARALAQGEDPDGDAATLDVMAVLQKFSGVRPHPEAFVEALEPLQPRLYSISSSHNATPGKLSLTVDCVRYVINKRRRLGLASTFLAERINPGDELKVYVQKAHGFALPQDPKTPIIMIGPGTGVAPFRAFLLDRRATGAPGKNWLFFGHQRSDCDFFYADELNALKTSGLLTRLSLAWSRDGDKKFYVQDRMREVGRELWTWLAEGASIYICGDAKRMAKDVERALVDIVAQFGARTTDEAVNFVGELKKKGRFQQDVY; translated from the coding sequence ATGAACCAGATTACGCCCCCGTCAAAGATCGAGATCATCCCGTCCAGCGCGCCATTCTCTGAAGCGCAACGCTCGTGGCTGAACGGGTTCTTCGCCGGACTTCTGTCGGATGCGACGCCGCTGTCGGCGGAGCAGGGCGCGGCCGTCATGCAAGGCGCGGCCGGCGATGACGGCGAGGCGCCGTGGCACGACCAGACCATGCCGATGGCCGATCGCATGAAACTTGCAGAAGGCCGGCCGCTGCGGCGGCGCATGATGGCGGCGATGGCGCAGCAGGATTGCGGCCAATGCGGCTACGACTGTCATAACTATTCGGAAGCGATCGCGAGCAAGAGCGAAGCGCGCCTCAATCTCTGCGTCCCCGGCGGCAAGGAAACCGCGCGGATGCTGAAGTCGCTCTATGAGGATATCGACAAGGTGCCGGCCGTGACCTCATCGGCGGCCGCGGCCGCGCCGGCTGTGCCTGTGGTGGTAGCGGAGCCGGGTCGATCGCGCGACAACCCGATCGCAGCGACCTTTCTGTCACGCCGCCTCCTCAACAAGAAGGGTTCGGAAAAGGAAACCTGGCACATCGAGTTCGACCTGTCCGGTTGCGGGCTTGATTATGTCGTCGGCGATTCCTTCGGCATTTTCGCGCGTAACGATGTCGGGCTGGTCGACCAGATCATCGCACTGCTCGGCGCCTCCCCCACCACCAAGGTCAACGGCAAGACGCTGCGCGAGGTCCTGATCGACGATGTCTCGCTGGCGCCGGCGCCGGATTCGCTGTTCGAGCTGATCTCCTTCATCACCGGCGGCGCCACCCGCGAAAAGGCGAGGGCGCTGGCGCAGGGTGAGGATCCGGATGGCGATGCGGCAACGCTCGACGTGATGGCGGTGCTGCAGAAGTTTTCCGGCGTGCGCCCGCACCCCGAGGCCTTTGTCGAGGCGCTCGAACCGCTACAGCCGCGGCTCTATTCGATCTCGTCCTCGCACAACGCGACACCCGGAAAATTGTCGCTGACGGTCGACTGCGTGCGCTACGTGATCAACAAGCGCAGACGCCTGGGGTTGGCTTCGACCTTCCTCGCCGAGCGCATCAATCCCGGCGATGAGCTGAAGGTCTATGTGCAGAAGGCGCACGGCTTTGCATTGCCGCAGGATCCCAAAACCCCGATCATCATGATCGGGCCCGGCACCGGCGTGGCGCCGTTCCGCGCCTTCCTGCTCGATCGCCGCGCCACCGGCGCGCCGGGCAAGAACTGGCTGTTTTTCGGCCATCAGCGCAGCGACTGCGATTTCTTCTATGCCGACGAACTCAATGCCTTGAAGACGTCGGGCCTGCTGACGCGGTTGTCGCTGGCGTGGTCGCGTGATGGCGACAAGAAGTTCTACGTGCAGGATCGCATGCGCGAGGTCGGCCGCGAATTGTGGACCTGGCTTGCCGAGGGCGCCAGCATCTACATCTGCGGCGACGCCAAGCGGATGGCCAAGGATGTCGAGCGCGCCCTGGTCGATATCGTTGCCCAGTTCGGCGCCCGAACCACCGACGAGGCCGTCAATTTTGTCGGTGAACTCAAGAAGAAGGGCCGATTCCAGCAGGACGTTTACTAA
- a CDS encoding metal-dependent hydrolase family protein — protein sequence MISATAVCALIFSASAAQAQQASGAVTLFNNVRVFDGKGTSLSEPTNVLVRGNLIETISRTPISVDRSATTTIVDGGGRTLMPGLIDNHWHAMLARATPAQAFGDVGYNNLMAGDEATDTLMRGFTTVRDVGGPVFGLKHAIDEGIVKGPRIYPSGAIITITSGHGDFRQLTDLPRTIGGMLTRMEQVGGSIVADSPDEVRVRTREQLMQGASQVKLTAGGGVSSPFSPIDVTTFTEPELRAAVEAAENWGTYVAAHAFTSAAIRGAIAAGVKCIEHGFLMDEATAKLIAEKGVWLSLQPLPEDLRLGFPVGSVQRAKADEVWPGIARTYELAKKYKIKTAWGTDVLFSRALAQQQGAILASLVRWYTPAEALAMATSTNAELLALSGKRNPYPGKLGVVEQGALADLLLVDGNPLDNINLIADPANNFKVIMKDGKIYKNTLTK from the coding sequence TTGATATCGGCGACAGCAGTCTGTGCACTGATTTTTTCAGCAAGTGCAGCGCAAGCCCAGCAAGCCAGCGGCGCGGTAACGCTGTTCAACAATGTCAGGGTATTCGACGGCAAGGGCACATCGTTGTCGGAACCAACCAATGTGTTGGTTCGAGGCAACCTGATCGAAACAATTTCCCGGACGCCGATTTCGGTCGATCGAAGCGCGACCACCACGATCGTCGATGGAGGCGGCCGCACCCTGATGCCCGGCCTGATCGACAATCATTGGCACGCAATGCTGGCGCGGGCGACGCCGGCGCAGGCGTTCGGTGATGTCGGTTACAACAATCTCATGGCAGGCGACGAAGCGACGGACACCCTGATGCGCGGATTCACCACTGTTCGCGACGTCGGTGGGCCGGTGTTCGGTCTCAAGCACGCCATCGATGAGGGCATCGTCAAGGGCCCGCGCATCTATCCGTCCGGCGCCATAATCACGATCACCAGCGGGCACGGAGACTTCCGTCAGTTAACCGACTTGCCGCGCACGATCGGCGGCATGCTCACCCGCATGGAGCAGGTCGGTGGCTCCATAGTTGCGGACAGTCCCGACGAGGTGCGCGTGCGTACGCGCGAACAGCTCATGCAGGGCGCCTCCCAAGTCAAGCTGACGGCGGGCGGCGGAGTGTCGTCACCCTTCAGTCCGATCGACGTGACCACCTTCACCGAGCCCGAACTGCGCGCCGCGGTAGAAGCGGCCGAGAATTGGGGCACGTACGTCGCCGCACATGCCTTTACCTCGGCTGCGATCCGGGGAGCCATTGCAGCCGGCGTGAAGTGTATCGAGCACGGCTTCCTGATGGATGAAGCCACCGCCAAACTGATCGCCGAGAAAGGTGTTTGGCTGAGCCTGCAGCCGCTCCCCGAGGACTTGAGGCTGGGCTTTCCGGTGGGCTCCGTCCAGCGAGCCAAGGCGGATGAGGTCTGGCCCGGCATCGCCAGGACCTACGAACTGGCGAAGAAGTACAAGATCAAGACGGCGTGGGGCACCGATGTGCTGTTCTCCCGCGCGCTGGCGCAGCAACAAGGGGCAATTCTGGCCTCGCTTGTCCGCTGGTACACCCCCGCCGAAGCGCTGGCCATGGCGACATCCACCAACGCCGAACTGCTGGCGCTGTCCGGAAAGCGCAATCCCTATCCGGGCAAGCTCGGCGTCGTGGAACAAGGGGCGCTTGCGGATTTGCTGCTTGTCGACGGAAATCCGTTGGACAACATCAACCTGATTGCCGACCCCGCCAACAACTTCAAGGTCATCATGAAGGACGGCAAGATCTACAAGAACACTCTGACCAAGTGA
- a CDS encoding LamB/YcsF family protein, giving the protein MTTIDLNCDLGEGFGAWEMGNDAAMIELATSVNVACGFHAGDADIMRHTVELAKARGVSVGAHPGYRDLHGFGRRPMPGLKSSEIENLIAYQIGALQAIATAAGYKVTHVKAHGAISNVACEDDMTAKAIANGIKAVDPNLIFVVLANSKLVQAGEAADLPMVHEVFADRAYEDNGSLVSRKKPGAVLHDAKEIADRVVRMVQDGAVVSVTGKVIKMRTDTVCIHGDTPGAVEIGRGVRQALKNAGIDVAPFKVKPA; this is encoded by the coding sequence ATGACAACCATCGACCTCAATTGCGATCTCGGCGAAGGATTTGGCGCGTGGGAAATGGGCAATGACGCCGCGATGATCGAACTGGCGACGTCGGTGAACGTCGCCTGCGGCTTTCACGCCGGCGACGCCGACATCATGCGCCATACCGTTGAGCTTGCGAAGGCGCGCGGCGTCAGCGTCGGCGCGCATCCCGGCTATCGCGACCTGCACGGTTTTGGACGGCGGCCGATGCCGGGCCTGAAATCATCGGAGATCGAGAACCTGATCGCCTACCAGATCGGCGCCCTGCAGGCGATCGCTACCGCGGCGGGTTACAAAGTCACACATGTCAAGGCGCATGGCGCCATCTCCAACGTCGCCTGTGAGGACGACATGACCGCGAAGGCCATCGCGAACGGCATCAAGGCCGTCGATCCCAACCTGATCTTCGTGGTGCTCGCCAATTCAAAGCTGGTACAGGCCGGCGAAGCCGCCGACCTGCCGATGGTGCACGAGGTGTTTGCCGACCGCGCCTACGAAGACAATGGCTCGCTGGTGTCGCGCAAGAAGCCCGGCGCGGTGCTGCACGATGCGAAAGAAATCGCCGACCGCGTGGTGCGGATGGTGCAGGACGGCGCGGTGGTGTCGGTCACCGGCAAGGTGATCAAGATGCGCACCGATACCGTTTGCATTCACGGCGATACGCCGGGTGCAGTCGAGATCGGACGTGGGGTCAGGCAGGCGTTGAAGAATGCCGGGATCGACGTCGCGCCGTTCAAAGTGAAGCCGGCATGA
- a CDS encoding biotin-dependent carboxyltransferase family protein, whose translation MSKLVIASIGPASSIQDGGRPGAQRYGLVPSGAMDRLALAAANALAGNEPFAAAVEVGPFGAKFTARGGAVRIALAGAPRNADIAGRSVASDTSATLADGETLTLGFARGGSFSYLAIEGGIAGEPMFGSLAVNARAGLGSPYPRPLQAGDELQTKAASGAPEQRIELPAVTDAPIRVVWGPQDDEFADETKKLFVDSEWKISATSDRMGYRLEGPVLRHLHGHNIVSDGAVNGSLQVPGNGQPIVLMPDRGTSGGYPKIATVISADFGRFAQIPAGRAFRFRAVSMAEAQVEARKFAELLRTLPERLRSIENVDLNIDALHDANVAGHAVSAVDAGTWHAVTLADIAGPD comes from the coding sequence ATGAGCAAGCTCGTCATTGCATCGATCGGCCCGGCAAGCTCGATCCAGGACGGCGGACGTCCCGGCGCCCAGCGTTACGGCCTCGTGCCAAGCGGCGCGATGGATCGGCTGGCGCTGGCGGCCGCGAATGCGCTGGCCGGCAATGAGCCGTTCGCGGCCGCCGTCGAGGTCGGTCCGTTCGGGGCAAAATTCACCGCACGCGGCGGCGCGGTGCGCATCGCGCTGGCGGGAGCCCCGCGCAACGCGGATATCGCCGGCCGCTCCGTGGCGTCGGATACTTCCGCAACGCTTGCCGACGGCGAGACCCTGACGCTCGGCTTTGCCCGCGGCGGCTCGTTCAGCTATCTCGCGATCGAAGGCGGCATCGCCGGCGAGCCGATGTTCGGCAGCCTCGCCGTCAACGCTCGCGCCGGCCTCGGCAGCCCCTATCCGCGCCCGCTGCAGGCCGGCGACGAACTACAGACGAAGGCGGCAAGCGGCGCGCCGGAGCAGCGGATCGAGCTGCCGGCTGTGACCGATGCGCCGATCCGCGTCGTCTGGGGTCCGCAGGATGACGAATTCGCAGATGAGACCAAGAAGCTGTTTGTCGACAGCGAATGGAAGATCTCCGCGACCAGCGACCGCATGGGCTACCGGCTCGAAGGCCCGGTGCTGAGGCATCTCCACGGCCACAACATCGTTTCCGACGGCGCGGTGAATGGCAGCCTGCAGGTGCCCGGCAATGGCCAGCCGATCGTGCTGATGCCTGACCGCGGCACCAGCGGCGGCTATCCCAAGATCGCGACCGTGATTTCGGCCGACTTCGGACGGTTCGCGCAAATCCCCGCCGGGCGCGCGTTTCGCTTTCGGGCCGTCAGTATGGCGGAAGCGCAGGTGGAAGCACGCAAATTTGCCGAGTTGCTCCGCACCCTGCCCGAGCGGCTGCGATCGATCGAAAACGTTGATCTCAACATCGATGCGCTGCACGATGCCAATGTCGCGGGCCACGCCGTCAGCGCCGTCGATGCCGGAACCTGGCACGCAGTCACTCTGGCCGACATAGCAGGCCCGGACTGA